In the genome of Leptolyngbya subtilissima AS-A7, one region contains:
- a CDS encoding Calvin cycle protein CP12 → MSVDSKDFQDELQKAIDYAHQITAEKGETSAEAAAAWDVVEEMRAEVSHQHQIPKKTGFDQYLEDNPEAPEGLIYDN, encoded by the coding sequence ATGAGCGTTGACAGCAAGGACTTCCAAGACGAGCTGCAAAAAGCGATCGACTACGCCCATCAAATCACCGCCGAAAAGGGCGAAACCTCCGCCGAAGCCGCTGCCGCTTGGGACGTAGTGGAAGAGATGCGAGCCGAGGTTTCGCACCAGCACCAGATCCCTAAGAAAACTGGCTTTGACCAATATCTAGAAGACAATCCTGAAGCGCCAGAAGGCTTGATATACGACAATTAG
- a CDS encoding RNA recognition motif domain-containing protein, with product MSLYVGNLSYDVTREDLERVFAEYGEVKRVSLPTDRETGRPRGFAFVDMAAEAQEDTIIESLDGAEWMGRELRVNKARPRDDARSSSGAGGGNGGNYRRTGF from the coding sequence ATGTCACTCTATGTTGGTAACTTGTCCTACGATGTCACTCGCGAAGATTTAGAGCGAGTGTTTGCAGAATACGGCGAAGTCAAGCGGGTTAGCCTGCCCACCGATCGCGAGACCGGCCGCCCCCGAGGCTTTGCCTTTGTGGATATGGCCGCTGAAGCTCAGGAAGACACCATCATCGAATCCCTCGATGGAGCTGAGTGGATGGGCCGTGAACTGCGGGTGAACAAAGCTCGCCCCCGCGATGATGCTCGCAGTAGCAGTGGCGCTGGCGGCGGCAATGGTGGTAACTACCGTCGCACCGGCTTCTAG
- a CDS encoding peptide chain release factor 1 — translation MRNPFWRFKSLPWAILFQVALVAVAIATAADLLLAQGLALLLANTGSSLMPLMQLLFMALPVAAGFGIGALALTILERWFKSVYIDTGVLWALVPCIALVLFVKGFLPIPTALVAMSYPLLVGVLLGIFVVGKRHWRRW, via the coding sequence ATGCGTAATCCCTTTTGGCGGTTTAAGTCTTTGCCCTGGGCGATTTTGTTTCAGGTGGCTTTGGTAGCGGTGGCGATCGCCACCGCCGCCGACCTGCTGCTAGCTCAGGGGTTAGCCCTATTGCTAGCCAACACCGGCAGCAGCCTAATGCCCCTGATGCAGCTGCTGTTCATGGCGCTGCCCGTCGCCGCCGGCTTTGGCATCGGTGCCCTAGCCCTCACCATTTTAGAACGCTGGTTTAAGAGTGTGTACATCGACACTGGCGTACTGTGGGCATTGGTGCCCTGCATCGCCCTGGTGCTATTTGTCAAAGGGTTTTTGCCCATCCCTACCGCGCTGGTTGCCATGTCTTACCCCCTCCTGGTAGGAGTGCTGCTGGGAATTTTTGTAGTGGGTAAACGCCACTGGCGACGCTGGTAG
- a CDS encoding carbonic anhydrase, with amino-acid sequence MEKLLQGLREFQENYIPDHQELIQQLAKGQHPRVLFIGCSDSRVDPTIITQADIGDLFIIRNAGNIIPPYEATNGGEGATIEYAMEALDIRQVIVCGHTQCGAMKGLLQIGELEEKMPLVYHWLRHTEATRKLVEDHYSDLPKKEKLDLLVAQNVLTQIDNLQTYPSVRSKLHAGTLAIHGWIYKLDTAELLAYDEDSKAFIPPHSKIYADLEHAKSVKPGGLSLEFNDTVRPGAGAPSVALPKFSEPVQPYWPGANRLSPEQAARIYRGAGV; translated from the coding sequence ATGGAAAAGCTGCTGCAAGGTCTGCGTGAGTTTCAGGAAAACTATATTCCCGACCACCAAGAACTGATCCAGCAGTTGGCCAAAGGCCAGCACCCTCGGGTGTTGTTTATCGGCTGCTCCGACTCGCGGGTAGACCCCACTATCATTACTCAGGCGGATATCGGTGATCTGTTCATCATCCGCAATGCGGGCAATATTATTCCCCCCTACGAAGCCACCAACGGCGGCGAAGGAGCCACCATTGAGTACGCTATGGAGGCCCTTGATATTCGCCAGGTGATTGTCTGCGGCCACACCCAGTGCGGAGCTATGAAAGGGCTGCTTCAAATCGGTGAGCTAGAAGAAAAAATGCCTCTGGTCTACCACTGGCTGCGCCACACCGAAGCCACCCGCAAGCTGGTCGAAGACCATTACAGTGATTTGCCCAAGAAAGAAAAGCTTGATTTGCTGGTGGCCCAAAACGTCCTCACCCAAATCGACAACCTGCAAACCTACCCTTCGGTGCGCTCAAAGCTGCACGCAGGCACCTTGGCCATCCACGGCTGGATCTACAAGCTCGATACCGCCGAGCTTCTGGCCTACGATGAGGATTCTAAAGCCTTCATACCGCCCCACAGCAAAATTTATGCCGACCTAGAACATGCTAAGTCGGTTAAGCCCGGTGGGCTTTCCCTGGAGTTTAACGACACCGTCAGGCCGGGTGCTGGTGCTCCTTCGGTGGCCCTCCCCAAATTTTCCGAACCGGTGCAGCCTTACTGGCCCGGTGCTAACCGCCTCAGCCCCGAGCAGGCGGCTCGCATTTACCGAGGTGCTGGGGTGTAG
- a CDS encoding type I secretion system permease/ATPase: MTQTSLSIQQTFQSLEPFDRLPAEALQQLLQTAQPLKYRVGQPLLRREILTQQVIVLLEGQARLLGYDPRSQQPVTLGRFSRGEMLGVISLIRGVPCETVIASSEVLALTLPSYTFLSLLNEYPEFGGEVRDRVYAIEAFDLVAEHAKTHALDVGDLRAKAQTVCDESAIVTLPTGSNNLAQLDRALTWVLSGGTVLNLPVGSTLALDRPIEILSPQGARVLGMTPAVLAETLPEPADLEPEAVARSVEVLDVNNIPYATEADLVPRTQASSALEKSPSRRYPFARGRGEVDGALACFDMLSQQFSMPFRKDVIRRILANQHERMGQLSLPICGSVSEMMGLKTQLVRVPVGAFGRLNTPCLIRWQESFAVLYETSEKAYILGDPEVGVIRRTPESFAEAWGESGEVLLLEPTRETPQQKFGLQWFWPSIQKYRWVLIEVFVASFFVQLFGLANPLMVQIIIDRVIVQNSVDTLQVLGVFLVVVAIFEALLTSLRTYLFVDTTNRIDMALGSEIIDHLFRLPLRYFDKRPVGELSSRINELENIRQFLTGTALTVVLDAVFSVLYIVVMFIYSWVLTLVALATIPLFVLVTALTAPIVRKQLRIKAERNAATQSLLVESLSGIQTVKAQNIELRTRWKWQERYAEYVSAGFNTVLTSTTANSASNFLNKLSALLVLWVGAYLVLEGQLTLGQLIAFRIISGYVTAPILRLAQLWQNFQETALSLERLSDIIDHPQETESDEANQIPMPEITGQVTFENVAFRFAPSGPLQLASVSLEFPAGIFIGVVGQSGSGKSTLMKLLPRLYELESGRILIDHYDISKVELHSLRRQIGIVPQDSLLFEGTIQENISLTNPDAEPSVIIEAAKIACCHDFIMDLPLGYNTRVGERGSTLSGGQRQRIAIARTILQNPRLLILDEATSALDYDTEHQVSMNLKGWAEGRTVFFITHRLNTIQQADQILVMEQGSAVELGSHAELMELQGRYFTLYQQQLSGV, from the coding sequence ATGACCCAAACGTCGCTCTCGATTCAACAAACTTTTCAGTCTCTGGAGCCTTTTGATCGGCTGCCTGCTGAGGCGTTACAGCAGCTCTTGCAAACGGCCCAGCCCCTCAAGTACCGCGTCGGTCAGCCGTTGCTGCGGCGGGAGATACTGACCCAGCAGGTAATTGTGCTGCTAGAGGGGCAAGCTCGGCTGCTAGGCTACGACCCGCGCAGTCAGCAGCCGGTGACCCTAGGGCGCTTTAGCCGGGGTGAAATGCTGGGGGTGATCAGCTTAATTCGCGGGGTGCCCTGCGAAACGGTAATCGCCTCAAGTGAGGTGCTGGCCCTCACCCTGCCGTCGTACACGTTTTTGAGTTTGCTCAACGAGTACCCAGAGTTTGGGGGGGAAGTGCGCGATCGCGTCTATGCGATCGAGGCCTTTGACCTGGTAGCCGAGCATGCCAAAACCCATGCCCTCGACGTGGGCGATCTCAGGGCCAAGGCCCAGACGGTCTGTGACGAATCGGCGATCGTCACCTTACCCACCGGTTCCAATAATCTAGCTCAGCTCGATCGCGCCCTTACCTGGGTGCTCAGCGGCGGCACGGTGCTCAACTTGCCCGTGGGCTCAACCCTAGCGCTCGATCGCCCCATAGAAATTCTCAGTCCCCAAGGAGCGCGGGTGCTGGGCATGACCCCGGCGGTGTTAGCCGAGACCCTGCCCGAACCTGCTGATTTGGAGCCAGAGGCCGTTGCTCGATCTGTAGAGGTGCTGGATGTCAACAACATTCCCTACGCCACCGAGGCCGATCTGGTGCCCCGGACCCAGGCGTCCTCAGCTTTAGAGAAGTCGCCCAGCCGCCGCTACCCCTTCGCTCGGGGGCGGGGCGAGGTCGATGGGGCGCTGGCCTGCTTTGACATGCTCAGCCAGCAGTTCTCCATGCCCTTTCGCAAAGATGTCATTCGCCGCATCTTGGCCAACCAGCACGAGCGCATGGGTCAGCTGTCGCTGCCGATCTGCGGTTCGGTGAGCGAGATGATGGGCCTCAAAACCCAGCTGGTGCGCGTGCCCGTAGGGGCCTTTGGTCGACTCAATACCCCCTGCCTGATCCGCTGGCAGGAGAGCTTTGCGGTGCTCTACGAAACCAGCGAAAAAGCCTATATTTTGGGCGATCCTGAGGTGGGCGTGATTCGCCGCACCCCCGAGAGCTTTGCCGAGGCCTGGGGCGAGAGCGGAGAAGTGCTATTGCTGGAGCCCACCCGCGAAACCCCCCAGCAAAAGTTTGGCCTTCAGTGGTTTTGGCCCTCGATTCAAAAGTATCGCTGGGTGCTGATCGAGGTGTTTGTCGCCTCGTTCTTTGTGCAGCTATTTGGCCTGGCTAACCCGTTGATGGTGCAGATCATCATCGACCGAGTAATTGTGCAAAACAGCGTCGACACCCTGCAAGTGCTGGGTGTCTTCTTGGTGGTGGTGGCCATTTTTGAGGCCCTGCTCACCAGTTTGCGCACCTACCTGTTTGTTGATACCACCAACCGCATCGACATGGCCCTGGGGTCGGAGATCATCGACCACCTGTTTCGCCTGCCCCTGCGCTACTTCGACAAACGCCCCGTGGGCGAGCTCTCCAGCCGCATCAACGAGCTAGAGAACATTCGCCAGTTTCTCACCGGCACAGCCCTGACTGTGGTGCTCGACGCGGTGTTCTCGGTGTTATACATCGTGGTGATGTTCATCTACAGCTGGGTGCTGACCCTGGTGGCCCTAGCAACGATTCCGCTGTTTGTGCTGGTGACGGCGCTGACTGCCCCGATTGTGCGCAAGCAGCTGCGCATTAAAGCTGAGCGCAATGCCGCCACCCAGTCGCTGCTGGTGGAGTCGCTGTCAGGTATTCAGACCGTCAAGGCGCAGAATATTGAGCTGCGCACCCGCTGGAAGTGGCAGGAGCGCTACGCCGAATACGTCAGTGCCGGGTTTAATACAGTGCTGACCTCCACCACCGCCAACTCGGCCAGCAACTTTCTCAACAAGCTCTCGGCCCTGCTGGTGCTGTGGGTGGGGGCTTACTTGGTGCTGGAGGGGCAACTCACCCTGGGACAGCTGATTGCCTTTCGGATTATTTCGGGCTACGTGACTGCGCCGATTTTGCGCTTGGCCCAGCTGTGGCAAAACTTTCAGGAAACGGCTCTGTCCCTGGAGCGGCTGTCTGACATCATCGACCACCCTCAGGAGACCGAGTCCGACGAGGCCAACCAGATTCCGATGCCCGAGATTACTGGGCAAGTCACCTTCGAGAACGTGGCCTTTCGCTTTGCGCCCTCGGGGCCGCTGCAATTGGCCAGCGTTAGCCTAGAGTTTCCGGCGGGGATATTCATCGGTGTAGTGGGCCAGAGCGGCTCGGGTAAGAGCACTTTGATGAAGCTGCTGCCTCGCCTCTACGAGCTAGAGTCGGGCCGCATTTTGATCGACCACTACGACATTAGCAAGGTGGAGCTGCATTCGCTGCGGCGGCAGATCGGCATTGTGCCGCAGGATAGCCTGCTGTTTGAGGGCACCATCCAAGAGAATATTTCGCTCACCAACCCCGACGCCGAACCCAGCGTGATTATTGAGGCAGCAAAAATTGCCTGCTGCCACGACTTCATTATGGATTTGCCCCTGGGCTACAACACCCGCGTTGGCGAGCGGGGCTCGACCCTGTCGGGGGGGCAGCGACAAAGAATTGCGATCGCCCGCACCATTCTCCAAAATCCACGTCTGCTGATTTTGGATGAAGCCACCAGTGCTCTCGACTACGACACCGAGCACCAGGTCTCGATGAACCTCAAAGGTTGGGCCGAGGGCCGCACGGTATTCTTCATCACCCACCGGCTCAACACCATTCAGCAGGCCGACCAGATCTTGGTGATGGAGCAGGGCTCAGCGGTCGAGCTGGGCAGCCACGCCGAATTGATGGAACTCCAGGGGCGCTACTTTACTCTCTACCAACAGCAGCTCAGCGGTGTTTAG
- a CDS encoding HlyD family efflux transporter periplasmic adaptor subunit yields the protein MVRINSIPPTQSQTPDPNGDAVLANQPSRQKVQFDKPVILRQSPRWSRAVVWSLVGVTAFTLAWACLAKFEEAIPAQGKLEPKGMVQPVQAPVGGVVREVLVTEGQAVEVGDPLLRFDPETTQAQLTSLETIRAKVREENAYYKSQLADNIEASAPVDIAPGLVQLTSNRAALVAENALYRAQLAGDVTGESLPVAQRDRLRASNAELNSRLSIANLEVDQLRRQLTQTEAQLANARDALRVNQNILDRIRPLYEAGGIGEIQYLQQEQEVNNRQTEVNRLVEEGQRLELAITQAQEQFRNTSIASQDDLQQRIAANNNQIATIDSQLTKTILENDNRLQELDSQIAQLQQTLTYQELRAPVNGTVFNLKANQAGYVANSTEPILEIVPSDALVARVFITNRDIGFVREGMEVDVRIDSFPYSEFGDVKGTLTRIGSDALPPDQINPTFRFPAEITLGDQVIAIDGQPVKLQSGMSLSANIKTRPRRVITIFSDLFVRKIDTIKTGG from the coding sequence ATGGTTCGCATCAACAGCATTCCCCCTACTCAATCGCAGACCCCTGACCCAAACGGCGACGCCGTGCTGGCCAATCAGCCCTCGCGGCAAAAGGTGCAGTTCGACAAACCAGTGATTCTTCGCCAGTCGCCTCGCTGGTCGCGGGCGGTGGTGTGGAGCCTGGTCGGAGTGACAGCGTTTACCTTAGCCTGGGCCTGTTTGGCTAAGTTTGAGGAGGCCATACCGGCCCAGGGCAAGCTCGAGCCCAAGGGTATGGTGCAGCCGGTGCAGGCTCCGGTGGGCGGCGTGGTGCGGGAGGTGCTGGTCACCGAGGGACAGGCTGTGGAGGTGGGCGACCCGTTGCTGCGGTTTGACCCCGAGACCACCCAAGCTCAGCTCACCTCGCTGGAGACTATTCGCGCCAAGGTGCGGGAAGAAAACGCCTACTATAAGTCGCAGCTAGCCGACAATATTGAGGCCAGCGCCCCGGTGGATATTGCTCCCGGTTTGGTGCAGCTGACCAGCAATCGCGCCGCCTTGGTGGCCGAAAATGCCCTCTACCGCGCCCAGCTAGCGGGAGATGTGACGGGGGAGAGCTTGCCTGTCGCCCAGCGCGATCGCCTGCGGGCTTCTAACGCCGAACTCAACTCGCGCCTCAGCATCGCCAACCTGGAGGTTGATCAGCTGCGTCGCCAGCTCACCCAAACCGAGGCCCAGCTAGCCAATGCTCGCGATGCCCTGCGAGTCAACCAAAATATTCTCGATCGCATTCGGCCGCTGTATGAAGCCGGGGGCATCGGCGAAATCCAATATCTCCAGCAGGAGCAGGAGGTGAACAACCGCCAGACCGAGGTGAATCGCCTGGTGGAGGAAGGGCAGCGGCTAGAGCTGGCGATCACCCAAGCCCAGGAGCAATTTCGCAATACCTCAATCGCCTCCCAAGACGACTTGCAGCAGCGCATCGCCGCCAACAACAACCAGATCGCCACTATCGACAGCCAGCTGACCAAAACTATTCTCGAAAACGACAACCGACTGCAAGAGCTCGATAGCCAGATCGCCCAGCTCCAGCAGACCCTCACCTACCAAGAGCTGCGCGCCCCGGTGAACGGCACAGTGTTTAACCTCAAGGCCAACCAGGCGGGCTACGTGGCCAACTCCACCGAGCCGATTCTCGAAATTGTGCCCAGCGATGCCCTGGTGGCACGGGTGTTTATCACCAACCGCGACATTGGCTTTGTGCGCGAAGGTATGGAGGTCGATGTGCGCATCGACTCATTCCCCTACAGCGAGTTTGGCGATGTGAAGGGCACTCTGACCCGGATTGGCTCTGACGCGCTGCCCCCCGATCAGATCAACCCCACCTTTCGCTTCCCGGCAGAGATTACCCTAGGCGATCAGGTGATTGCGATCGATGGGCAGCCCGTGAAGCTGCAATCGGGCATGTCGCTGAGCGCCAATATCAAGACCCGGCCCCGACGGGTGATCACTATCTTCTCTGACCTGTTTGTGCGCAAAATCGACACGATTAAGACGGGTGGTTAG
- a CDS encoding LysR family transcriptional regulator — MIHATLHQLKVFEATARHGSFTRAAEELYLTQPTVSIQVKQLTKAVGLPLFEQIGKRLYLTQAGQKLLDTCQEIFDGLDQFEMAVSDLKGLKQGQLRLAVITTAKYFVPRLLGPFCQRFPGIDISLKVTNHQQIQERMANNDDDLYIISTPPEQPDLKIYPFLENPLVVLGPQDHPLVGKARSPISVLDGEQFIMREPGSGTRHAVQKLFAEHDINVKVRLELGSNEAIKQAIAGGLGISVLSLHTIISEGTRGEFAILDVDHFPIDRHWYVAHLAGKQLSVVSQAFLNYLLEESHTLVENLLPGISRAPAAIDPKGAELLTKV; from the coding sequence TTGATTCATGCCACGCTGCACCAGCTTAAGGTTTTTGAAGCAACTGCCCGCCACGGCAGCTTTACCCGAGCCGCCGAAGAACTCTACCTGACCCAGCCCACGGTGTCGATTCAGGTGAAGCAGCTGACTAAGGCGGTGGGACTACCTCTGTTTGAACAGATTGGCAAGCGCCTCTACCTCACCCAGGCAGGGCAAAAGTTGTTAGACACCTGCCAAGAAATTTTTGACGGCCTCGATCAGTTTGAGATGGCGGTGTCTGATCTAAAAGGGCTCAAGCAGGGCCAGCTGCGCCTGGCGGTGATCACCACGGCCAAATATTTTGTGCCCCGGCTACTGGGGCCATTTTGTCAGCGGTTTCCCGGCATTGATATTTCGCTGAAGGTGACCAACCACCAGCAGATTCAAGAGCGCATGGCTAACAATGATGACGATCTCTACATCATCAGTACGCCGCCTGAGCAGCCTGACCTGAAGATCTACCCTTTTCTTGAAAACCCTCTAGTAGTGCTGGGGCCGCAGGACCACCCGCTGGTGGGCAAGGCGCGATCGCCCATTAGTGTCCTCGATGGTGAGCAGTTCATCATGCGCGAGCCAGGGTCTGGAACCCGTCACGCGGTGCAAAAGCTGTTTGCCGAGCACGATATAAATGTGAAGGTGCGGCTAGAGCTGGGTAGCAATGAGGCGATCAAGCAGGCGATCGCAGGTGGTCTGGGCATCTCAGTACTGTCGCTGCACACCATTATCTCTGAAGGCACCAGGGGCGAGTTTGCCATTCTCGATGTTGACCATTTCCCCATCGATCGCCACTGGTATGTGGCCCACCTAGCAGGCAAGCAGCTCTCGGTGGTTTCTCAGGCGTTCTTAAACTACCTGCTAGAAGAAAGCCATACCCTGGTAGAAAACCTGCTGCCGGGGATTAGTCGAGCACCAGCTGCGATCGATCCTAAGGGCGCAGAGCTGCTGACTAAGGTCTAG
- a CDS encoding nucleotidyltransferase domain-containing protein, with translation MKQLSLKQRELVSSLVKRLGMIRGIRAVVLGGSHARGRAQPGSDIDLGIFYSESDPFSIQSLRELADAVDDTAAPVVTDFYEWGPWVNGGAWLTIGGQRVDFLYRSLEHLERVIAEAEAGRYELHYAQQPPFGYFSGTYLGDVEVCVPLFDPEARLDLLKRRVANYPEALRRSVVQDYLWMAEFGLAAFARKFAMRSDGYGTAACLTCAVNQLVLVLFALNHTYLINDKTALEEIAEFEQAPREFGLRVQKTLAHLGASPTELIAAVESVAQLVRETVDLTDGLYQPRYPLSM, from the coding sequence GTGAAACAACTCTCGCTCAAACAACGCGAACTGGTATCGTCGCTCGTAAAACGACTTGGAATGATCCGTGGGATCAGGGCAGTCGTGCTTGGCGGGTCGCATGCCCGCGGCCGCGCTCAGCCAGGGTCGGATATCGATCTTGGCATCTTCTACTCAGAATCAGATCCTTTCTCTATCCAAAGCCTTCGTGAGCTGGCTGACGCCGTCGACGACACCGCCGCACCAGTGGTTACAGACTTCTATGAGTGGGGTCCCTGGGTTAATGGTGGAGCCTGGCTGACCATTGGCGGCCAGCGCGTCGATTTCCTCTATCGCAGCCTTGAACACCTAGAGCGGGTCATCGCCGAGGCAGAAGCAGGCCGGTACGAGCTTCACTATGCCCAACAGCCACCCTTTGGATACTTCAGCGGGACGTACCTTGGCGACGTTGAGGTATGTGTTCCCCTGTTCGATCCCGAGGCCCGGCTCGATTTGCTGAAGCGGCGGGTCGCGAACTACCCGGAGGCCCTGCGCCGGTCCGTAGTGCAGGACTATCTCTGGATGGCAGAATTCGGCCTTGCTGCATTCGCTCGCAAGTTTGCCATGCGCTCTGATGGCTATGGGACGGCAGCTTGCCTGACCTGTGCCGTGAACCAGCTGGTATTAGTGCTTTTCGCTTTGAACCACACCTACCTGATCAACGACAAGACGGCCCTTGAGGAGATTGCCGAGTTTGAGCAGGCCCCGCGGGAGTTTGGGCTGCGGGTGCAGAAGACGCTCGCGCACCTCGGTGCCTCTCCCACAGAACTCATCGCTGCTGTTGAGAGCGTCGCACAACTGGTTCGGGAGACAGTTGACCTAACAGACGGGCTATACCAACCACGCTACCCGCTATCAATGTGA
- a CDS encoding GFA family protein gives MACHCTGCQQMTSSAFSLSALYPSESLKITSGSPVIGVLHGATRHYFCGHCMSWLFTRPEGLDDLVNIRSSLLEDAQAFSPFIETYTDEKLPWVTTPATYSFSKFPPPEQFPALLAEFAK, from the coding sequence ATGGCTTGCCACTGCACCGGCTGTCAGCAAATGACATCTAGCGCCTTTTCCCTGAGCGCCCTCTACCCTAGCGAAAGCCTCAAAATTACATCGGGTAGCCCGGTGATTGGCGTCCTGCATGGTGCGACCCGCCATTATTTCTGTGGCCACTGTATGAGCTGGCTTTTCACCCGCCCCGAAGGTCTAGATGACCTCGTTAATATCCGCTCTAGCCTCCTGGAAGATGCTCAAGCGTTCAGCCCGTTCATCGAAACATACACGGACGAAAAACTGCCTTGGGTAACAACGCCTGCCACCTATAGCTTCAGTAAATTTCCGCCACCAGAACAGTTTCCGGCGTTACTTGCAGAATTTGCCAAATGA
- the hisA gene encoding 1-(5-phosphoribosyl)-5-[(5-phosphoribosylamino)methylideneamino]imidazole-4-carboxamide isomerase has product MEVIPAIDLIEGRCVRLYQGDYAQTEVFNDNPVEVARQWVDQGATRLHLVDLDGAKSGKPENWQAIEAIAQAVNIPIEVGGGLRDRARVTDLFSLGVRYAILGTAAIENPELVSDLAGEFPGQIIVGIDARDGKVATRGWLETSEVDAIALAQQMEQRGAAAVIYTDIQRDGTLQGPNIPAMRAMAEAVSMPVIASGGVGALRDLLSLLALESQGVTGVIVGRALYTGDVSLKEAVRAVGNGRWQDVPPSLGDSAFA; this is encoded by the coding sequence ATGGAAGTTATCCCCGCTATTGATTTGATTGAGGGTCGCTGTGTGCGACTTTACCAGGGCGACTATGCCCAGACCGAGGTGTTTAACGACAACCCGGTAGAGGTGGCGCGGCAATGGGTAGATCAGGGGGCAACCCGGCTGCACCTGGTGGATCTCGATGGGGCCAAGTCAGGTAAGCCCGAGAACTGGCAGGCTATAGAGGCGATCGCCCAGGCAGTTAATATTCCCATCGAAGTGGGGGGCGGCTTGCGCGATCGCGCCCGCGTCACCGATCTGTTCTCTCTGGGTGTGCGCTACGCCATTTTAGGCACTGCTGCGATCGAGAACCCCGAGCTGGTCAGCGATCTGGCCGGGGAATTCCCCGGCCAAATTATCGTCGGCATCGACGCCCGCGATGGCAAGGTGGCAACGCGCGGCTGGCTGGAAACGTCGGAGGTGGATGCGATCGCCCTTGCCCAACAAATGGAACAGCGCGGCGCCGCGGCGGTGATCTATACCGATATCCAGCGCGACGGCACCCTGCAAGGCCCCAACATTCCAGCCATGCGAGCCATGGCCGAAGCCGTGTCGATGCCGGTGATCGCCTCCGGTGGCGTGGGTGCTTTGCGCGATTTGCTCAGTCTGCTGGCCCTAGAGAGCCAGGGAGTTACCGGCGTAATTGTGGGCCGCGCCCTTTACACGGGAGATGTGAGCCTTAAAGAAGCCGTGCGAGCGGTGGGTAACGGACGGTGGCAGGATGTGCCCCCATCCCTGGGTGATTCGGCCTTTGCTTGA
- the fabI gene encoding enoyl-ACP reductase FabI: protein MLDLTGKNALVTGIANNKSIAWGIAQQLHKAGANLGITYLPDERGRMEGKVKDLVDPLNPSLFLPCNVQDETQVEQVFGTIQEKWGKLDILIHCLAFANRDDLTGDFSNTSKAGFQLALDVSAYSLITLARGAKALMTDGGSIVTLTYLGGARVVPNYNVMGIAKAALEMNVRYLASELGPNNIRVNGISAGPIRTLASSAVGGILDMIHHVEEVAPLRRTVTQTEVGNTAAFLCSDLSTGMTGQILYVDSGYCIMGM, encoded by the coding sequence ATGCTAGACCTGACTGGTAAAAACGCCCTGGTAACGGGTATTGCCAACAATAAGTCCATTGCTTGGGGCATTGCCCAGCAGCTGCACAAAGCTGGGGCTAACCTGGGCATCACCTACCTGCCCGACGAAAGAGGCCGGATGGAAGGCAAGGTCAAAGACTTGGTTGACCCGCTCAACCCCAGTCTGTTTTTGCCCTGCAACGTGCAGGACGAAACCCAGGTCGAGCAGGTGTTTGGCACCATCCAAGAAAAGTGGGGCAAGCTCGATATTTTGATTCACTGCTTGGCCTTTGCCAACCGGGATGACCTGACGGGCGACTTTAGCAACACGTCTAAAGCGGGCTTTCAGCTAGCGCTGGATGTCAGTGCCTACTCATTAATTACCCTGGCGCGCGGGGCTAAAGCGCTGATGACCGATGGTGGCAGCATCGTCACTCTCACCTACCTGGGTGGCGCGCGAGTGGTGCCCAACTACAACGTCATGGGTATCGCCAAGGCGGCGTTGGAAATGAATGTGCGCTACCTAGCCTCCGAGCTTGGTCCCAACAACATTCGCGTCAATGGCATTTCCGCTGGCCCCATTCGCACCCTGGCTTCGTCGGCAGTCGGCGGCATTCTCGATATGATTCACCACGTTGAAGAAGTGGCGCCGCTGCGCCGCACCGTAACGCAGACCGAAGTGGGCAACACTGCCGCTTTTCTGTGCAGCGACCTATCAACGGGCATGACCGGGCAGATTCTCTATGTCGATTCTGGCTACTGCATCATGGGCATGTAG